A portion of the Pyruvatibacter sp. genome contains these proteins:
- a CDS encoding choice-of-anchor D domain-containing protein has protein sequence DVTGGQVARTFTVNATGTSNVGLTGTPVVALAGAHAADFSVTSQPSSTTIPDFSPRTFVVTFDPSAAGLRTATVSIDNNVAGKTPYTFSIAGTGTVLAPEIAVRGNGVEIVSGDVTPAAADNTDFGGIDIVAGTQANTFTIANTGTGLLTLGANALTLGGVNAADFAVAAQPAINVAAAASTTFTVTFDPSAEGARTATVSIANDDADEAPYTFTLQGTGQAGGTITLVQTIAGPDVTTQFTSSTAVLN, from the coding sequence AGATGTGACCGGCGGCCAGGTGGCCCGCACCTTCACGGTGAACGCCACAGGGACGTCGAATGTGGGGCTGACCGGCACACCCGTTGTTGCCCTCGCAGGTGCCCATGCGGCCGATTTTTCCGTGACCTCCCAACCGTCCAGTACGACCATTCCTGACTTCTCCCCGCGCACGTTTGTGGTGACGTTTGATCCATCAGCGGCCGGCCTGCGCACGGCGACCGTCTCCATCGACAACAACGTAGCGGGCAAGACCCCCTACACATTCTCCATCGCAGGCACCGGCACCGTTCTCGCGCCTGAAATAGCCGTGCGGGGCAACGGTGTGGAGATCGTGTCGGGCGACGTAACGCCTGCAGCAGCCGACAACACCGATTTTGGCGGTATTGATATTGTAGCCGGCACGCAGGCCAACACTTTTACCATCGCCAACACCGGCACCGGCCTACTCACGCTGGGGGCCAATGCCTTGACGCTTGGCGGGGTCAACGCCGCCGACTTTGCCGTCGCCGCGCAACCCGCTATCAACGTGGCCGCCGCTGCGAGCACTACTTTCACCGTGACATTTGATCCGTCTGCGGAAGGTGCGCGAACGGCTACGGTGTCCATCGCCAACGATGATGCGGACGAAGCGCCCTACACATTTACCCTTCAGGGCACCGGCCAGGCCGGCGGCACCATCACGCTGGTGCAAACCATTGCCGGGCCTGACGTGACCACGCAGTTCACATCATCCACTGCCGTTCTCAATTGA
- a CDS encoding autotransporter outer membrane beta-barrel domain-containing protein: MSGTATLTVPGVPVGTHTVTAANLVSLGYGITSITCTDSRATVDIATAAATIVLTGGETVICTFVAIEARAATSRMIADFLGARGTFLLANQPGSGRRTARFSSTKIGSTASGSLAGFGLSGSIPLPVQVAFSGDILSFSSAMGWGTQPGVKADDDTAPVFDLDRRTLWVEGTIAGFDDRQSDGSFGVVYAGADQLVTPDILVGALVQYDWFRQNADNGGEVTGTGWMAGPYATFRLDDVLFADVRAAWGRSSNDVSLNGQYTDSFDTTRWLASGALIGDFQDGAWSIRPTVSLAYLSETQESFTNTLNVAIPGQTVSQGEVSAGPQIGYVFELPSGDVLSPSVSFNGAYVFGDDGLFSDGSLAKEVSGLRGRTGAGLDYRMPGGTSLAISGNFDGIGTNASIYGGSLKLSIPLN; the protein is encoded by the coding sequence GTGAGCGGCACTGCAACCCTGACTGTGCCCGGCGTGCCCGTGGGCACGCACACGGTGACCGCTGCAAATCTTGTGTCGCTTGGCTATGGCATCACGTCCATCACCTGCACCGACAGCAGGGCGACCGTTGATATTGCCACCGCTGCCGCCACTATCGTGCTCACCGGCGGGGAAACCGTCATCTGTACATTCGTGGCCATTGAAGCGCGTGCTGCGACCTCGCGGATGATCGCTGATTTTCTCGGCGCGCGCGGCACGTTTTTGCTGGCCAACCAGCCCGGCTCAGGCAGACGCACGGCCAGGTTCAGCAGCACAAAAATCGGCAGTACGGCCAGCGGCTCGCTGGCGGGCTTTGGCTTGTCCGGGTCAATCCCGCTGCCGGTGCAGGTGGCTTTCTCCGGCGACATCTTGTCGTTCTCATCTGCCATGGGGTGGGGCACACAGCCCGGCGTGAAGGCCGACGACGACACGGCGCCGGTGTTTGATCTTGATCGCCGGACACTCTGGGTTGAAGGCACAATCGCGGGCTTTGATGACCGCCAGTCCGATGGGTCGTTCGGCGTGGTCTATGCAGGCGCAGACCAGCTTGTAACGCCGGACATTCTGGTCGGCGCGCTGGTGCAGTATGACTGGTTCAGGCAAAACGCCGATAATGGCGGCGAGGTCACCGGCACCGGCTGGATGGCAGGCCCCTATGCAACGTTCAGGCTGGACGATGTTTTGTTTGCTGATGTGCGCGCCGCGTGGGGCCGCTCCAGCAATGACGTCAGTCTCAATGGTCAGTACACCGACAGTTTTGACACGACCCGGTGGCTGGCCAGCGGCGCCCTCATTGGCGATTTTCAGGATGGTGCCTGGAGCATAAGGCCAACTGTTTCGCTCGCCTATCTGAGCGAGACACAGGAAAGTTTTACCAACACACTCAATGTGGCGATCCCCGGCCAGACCGTGTCGCAGGGTGAAGTAAGCGCAGGCCCGCAGATCGGCTATGTGTTCGAGTTGCCCTCAGGTGACGTGCTGTCACCGTCTGTCAGCTTTAACGGTGCATATGTGTTTGGCGACGACGGCCTGTTTTCCGACGGCTCACTGGCCAAGGAAGTGAGTGGCCTGCGCGGGCGCACCGGGGCGGGCCTCGACTACCGTATGCCCGGCGGCACGTCGCTGGCCATCAGCGGCAACTTTGATGGCATCGGCACCAATGCCTCCATATATGGCGGCTCGCTCAAGCTCTCCATTCCGTTGAACTAG
- a CDS encoding alkyl sulfatase dimerization domain-containing protein, translated as MSEILARSAHYIDNGVYEGAGLINRPTTELSEVGDGVALIEAFSHVVALKSGDGLVLFDTSLDAFAGGVLTSLRKWSDEPVTHICYTHGHADHVGGTGAILCEACDKGHTRPQVVAHENVSPRFRRYELTNGYNFTINARQFAPASELKMGGGGNGNAGGTPQPRRFGPDPWVDPDTTFRDAMTLRAGDLTFQLNHAIGETDDHLWAWIPEHKAICSGDFVTWVFPNAGNPQKVQRYPLEWAKALRDMAAKEPELLLPAHGLPIEGKARIATVLDTIATALETLVHQALEMMNNGARFDDVLHNVKLPGHFIDKPYLKPVYDEPEFILHNVWRLYGGWYDGNPSRLKPAPDAMLAQEIVALAGGVAPVIARAQALAQTGEDADMRLACHLVEAAALAEPDNRDAHVARAQIYGARRKAELSLMSKGIFGWAERESTKKAGDS; from the coding sequence ATGTCCGAGATTCTGGCGCGGTCTGCGCACTATATCGACAATGGCGTGTATGAAGGCGCGGGTCTCATCAACCGTCCGACGACGGAGCTTTCCGAGGTTGGCGACGGTGTGGCGCTCATTGAGGCGTTCAGCCATGTGGTGGCGCTCAAGTCCGGCGATGGGCTGGTGCTGTTTGATACCAGCCTCGATGCGTTTGCCGGTGGGGTGCTTACGTCGCTGCGCAAGTGGAGCGACGAGCCCGTCACGCATATCTGCTACACCCACGGCCACGCCGACCATGTGGGCGGCACCGGGGCCATTTTGTGCGAGGCCTGCGACAAGGGCCACACCCGCCCGCAGGTTGTGGCCCACGAAAATGTGTCGCCCCGTTTCAGGCGCTACGAACTGACCAACGGCTACAACTTCACCATCAATGCGCGCCAGTTTGCACCCGCATCGGAGCTCAAGATGGGCGGCGGTGGAAATGGAAACGCAGGCGGCACACCGCAGCCGCGCCGCTTTGGCCCGGACCCGTGGGTTGATCCGGATACGACCTTTCGTGATGCCATGACGTTGCGCGCGGGCGACCTGACGTTTCAGCTCAACCACGCCATTGGCGAAACCGACGACCATCTGTGGGCCTGGATTCCCGAACACAAGGCCATTTGCTCCGGTGATTTTGTCACCTGGGTGTTTCCCAATGCGGGTAACCCGCAAAAAGTGCAGCGCTATCCGCTGGAGTGGGCCAAGGCCCTGCGCGATATGGCAGCGAAAGAGCCTGAGCTTCTGCTGCCCGCCCACGGCCTGCCGATCGAGGGCAAGGCACGCATTGCAACGGTGCTTGATACCATTGCCACAGCCCTTGAAACGCTGGTGCATCAGGCCCTTGAAATGATGAACAACGGCGCACGGTTTGACGATGTGCTGCACAACGTCAAACTCCCCGGCCATTTCATCGACAAGCCCTATCTCAAGCCCGTGTACGACGAGCCGGAGTTCATTCTGCACAATGTATGGCGGCTCTACGGCGGCTGGTACGATGGCAACCCGTCCCGCCTCAAACCAGCGCCTGACGCAATGCTGGCGCAGGAAATTGTCGCGCTGGCCGGTGGCGTCGCCCCCGTCATTGCTCGTGCGCAGGCGCTGGCGCAAACGGGCGAAGACGCCGACATGCGCCTCGCCTGTCATCTTGTTGAGGCGGCAGCTTTGGCGGAGCCTGACAACCGCGACGCCCACGTGGCCCGCGCGCAGATATATGGTGCCCGCCGCAAGGCCGAACTGTCGTTGATGTCAAAGGGCATATTTGGCTGGGCTGAGCGGGAATCCACCAAAAAGGCGGGCGATTCCTAG
- a CDS encoding metal-dependent hydrolase yields MSDAIQPQPTPTISSDEHPMDDIPVRPLEFDVEALTPEQIVWSRSSPEFSIYINAFGVHVPYFERYLIRSMSTAKKHITDERLRADMSAITGQEAHHAKNFLAFNKKLATRYPRVAQLDERARVFFTHRAKTDDLKRLVGFTSGYETFTFLAGMIILANYEKWLQDSDPTIKALWVWHQVEEVEHGAVAFEVYKALYGEQEWYRKYMILVALLHIVKELLAAYFHMCRVEGYFKSPGKAIKATWFVAATAGQMVWHCLPTFSRRYHPRRHPLATTKQNAIAIAWRRYIKKGGDVLKIDRDKMSRIISFS; encoded by the coding sequence ATGTCCGACGCAATTCAACCCCAACCAACGCCAACCATCAGCAGCGATGAGCACCCGATGGACGACATCCCGGTGCGCCCGCTTGAGTTTGACGTGGAGGCGCTGACGCCGGAACAAATTGTGTGGAGCCGCTCGTCGCCGGAGTTCTCGATCTACATAAATGCGTTTGGTGTGCATGTGCCGTATTTCGAGCGTTACTTGATCCGCTCCATGTCCACCGCCAAGAAGCACATCACTGATGAACGTCTGCGCGCCGACATGAGTGCCATCACCGGGCAGGAAGCCCACCACGCCAAAAACTTTCTGGCCTTCAACAAGAAACTGGCCACCCGTTACCCGCGCGTCGCGCAGCTTGATGAGCGTGCCCGTGTGTTCTTCACACACCGTGCCAAAACCGACGATCTCAAACGCCTGGTCGGCTTCACGTCGGGCTATGAAACATTCACGTTTCTGGCCGGCATGATTATTCTCGCCAACTACGAAAAGTGGCTTCAGGATTCTGACCCCACCATCAAGGCTTTGTGGGTGTGGCATCAGGTGGAAGAAGTGGAACACGGTGCCGTAGCCTTTGAGGTGTACAAGGCGCTGTATGGTGAGCAGGAGTGGTACCGCAAATACATGATTTTGGTGGCGCTGCTCCACATCGTGAAGGAGCTGCTGGCTGCCTACTTTCACATGTGCCGCGTCGAGGGTTATTTCAAAAGCCCCGGCAAGGCGATCAAGGCCACGTGGTTTGTGGCGGCAACCGCAGGGCAGATGGTGTGGCACTGCCTGCCCACCTTCTCCAGGCGCTATCATCCGCGCAGGCACCCGCTGGCCACCACCAAACAAAACGCCATCGCCATTGCGTGGCGTCGCTATATCAAAAAAGGCGGCGACGTGTTGAAGATCGACCGCGACAAGATGAGCCGCATCATCAGCTTCAGCTAA